CAAAGCTCACTGCTAAATTCTAAAATGCTTTCGTGTATAAGTACGCCAGCATCTACTTCACCGCTTAAAACAGCACTTTCTATCTCCAAAAAGTTCTTATAAATCACCCTAGCTTTTGGATAGGCTATCTTAAATAAAAGCGCATTTGTAGTATGCTCGCCACTTAAAGCAACTTTAAAATTCGGTTTTAAGCTCAAGCCTTTTTTCTTGATAAGTTTTGGACCATACCCATTACCAAAACTCACAGCAGTCCGTAGAAGTGCGTAATCTTCCCAAATCAATGGATACAGACCAAAGCTTATAGCAGTCGTGTCATAAGTGCCTTTTAATGCTTCTAAATTTAGAGTTTGGATATCAGATGGGGTATTAGAAAATAAGAGTTTTTCACTACTGACCCAACCAAATTTGATAGCCTCATACATAAAGATATCATCGGCATCTGGCGAATGAGCTACTGTTATATTTTTCAAAATTGCACCTTTTTTGACTTTTTATTAGCAGTGTATTAAAATTTAGCTTAATTTTTAATACTTTTTGATAAAATAGTTTAAATTTTTTGCAAGGAAAAATATGGATGAAAATAAGAAAAAAAGCTTAGATTTAGCTTTAAAGCAGATTGATAAAGCTTTTGGAAAAGGCACTATTTTAAGGTTAGGAGATAGAGAAATTGAGCCTATTGATAGCATTAGTACAAGCTCAATTGGACTTGATATAGCCCTTGGAATCGGTGGCATTCCAAAAGGTAGAATCATCGAAATTTACGGCCCTGAAAGCTCAGGCAAGACAACTCTTACTTTGCACATCATAGCAGAATGCCAAAAAGCCGGCGGAATTTGTGCGTTTGTAGATGCAGAACACGCACTAGACGTAAAATATGCAGGAAATTTAGGCGTTGATACTGAAAATTTATATATATCACAACCAGATTTTGGCGAACAAGCTCTTGATATCGTAGAAACTCTAGCTAGAAGTGGTGCGGTTGATTTAATAGTCGTAGATAGTGTCGCAGCGCTCACTCCAAAAAGCGAGATAGAAGGCGATATGGGCGATCAGCACGTCGGACTTCAAGCAAGACTTATGAGCCAAGCTCTTAGAAAATTAACCGGCGTAGTACATAAAATGGGAACTACGGTTATATTTATCAACCAAATTCGTATGAAAATCGGCGCCATGGGATATGGTACTCCTGAGACTACGACTGGCGGAAACGCACTTAAATTTTACGCTTCAGTTCGCCTTGATGTACGTAAGGTTGCCACTTTAAAACAGAGCGACGAGCCTATAGGAAACCGCGTAAAAGTAAAAGTAGTAAAAAATAAAGTCGCGCCTCCATTTAAACAAGCTGAGTTTGATATAATGTTTGGCGAGGGTATAAGCAAAGAAGGCGAGATAATAGACTATGGCGTAAAACTTGATATTATCGATAAAAGCGGTGCTTGGTTTAGCTATGATAACAGCAAGCTAGGACAAGGAAGAGAAAACTCAAAAGCATTTTTAAAAGAAAACAAAGCAGTAGCAGAAGCAATTATAGAAAAAATACGTGCAAATATGAATGACGGAATTATGAGTAGCACAGATATAGATGAAGAGAATTTAGGAGAAGAATAATGCCTACAATAAAAAGTGTAAAAGCGATAGAAGTTTTAGATAGTAGAGGAAATCCAACATTAAAAGTAAAAGTAAAATTATGTGATGGTAGCGTTGGTGATGCTATCGTGCCAAGTGGCGCAAGTACCGGTAAAAAAGAGGCCTTAGAGCTAAGAGACGGCGATAAAAGCAAATTTGGCGGAAAAGGCGTTTCAAAAGCTGTAAATAACGTAAATACGTTAATAGCAGAAGAAATAAGCGGTATGGATGCACTCAACCAAAAAGCTATAGACGATGCTATGCTAGGACTTGATGGCACAGACAACTACTCAAATTTAGGTGCAAACGCAGTTCTTGGCGTATCGATGGCAGTAGCTCGTGCAGCTGCAAATAGTCTAAATTTACCACTTTATAGATACCTTGGTGGCGCAAATGCCTGCACGTTGCCCGTTCCTATGTTTAACATAATAAACGGCGGAGCTCACGCAAACAACAGCGTAGATTTTCAAGAATTTATGGTAATGCCTTTTGGTTTTTCAAGCTTTAGCGATGCTTTGCGTGCTGTAGCTGAAATATACCAAACACTTAAAAAGATCCTAAACGACTTAGGGCATAGCACGGCCGTTGGCGATGAGGGCGGATTTGCTCCAAATTTAAAAGACAATGAAGAGCCTATAAAAATCATTATGGAAGCTATAGTAAAAGCCGGATACAAGGCTGGAGAGCAGATAAAAATCGCTCTTGACGTAGCTAGTAGCGAACTATATGAAGATGGTGTTTATAAACTTGAAGGTAAAGCGCTAACAAGCAAAGAACTAATAGATAGATATGAAGAACTTTGCAACAAATATCCGATATTTTCTATCGAAGACGGACTTAGCGAAGATGATTGGGAGGGCTGGAAACTGCTAACAGATAGACTTGGTAGCAAAGTTCAGCTCGTCGGAGATGATCTATTTGTAACAAATGAGAAGATCTTAAAAGATGGAATTCAAAAAGGCATAGCAAATGCAGTGCTTATAAAACCAAATCAAATAGGCTCAGTAAGTCAAACAATGCAAACAGTGCGTCTAGCTCAAAGAAATGGTTATCGTTGCATTATGAGCCACAGAAGTGGTGAGAGTGAAGATAGCTTTATAGCCGACTTTGCAGTAGCATTAAACACAGGCGAGATAAAAACAGGAGCTACAAGCAGAAGCGAGAGAAACGCAAAATACAATCGTTTGCTTGAGATCGAGCTTGAAACTAGTGAGTATTTGGGGGATAAAATTTGAATGAAATTTTAGATGAGCTAGGCGTCCCTAAAAAAAAGACTAATAGCTCTTTTAAATTTCTAATATTATATCTTGGAGCAACTTTTTTTGTAGTTGTCGCAGGAATTTACGTAGGAAATGCACTTTTTGGCTCACGCTCTCTTGATGTGATGATAGATCTTTACAATCAAAAAAATAGCCTTAAAACAGAAGTGCAAAAACTACAAGAGGCAAACTCGGCACTACAAAAAGAGTATTTTGAGCTTATAGGCTTAGATCCTGATAACTACAACAAATAAATGGGTAATATATGAAACGATTTTTAATTTTATTAGTTTTTGCATCTATTTTTTACGGACGTGAAAATCCATTTTTGCCGAGCGATATCAATGAGACTGATATGGTCGCATCAAACGTCATTGAGAGTGCTCCACCATTTGAAACAAAGATAATCAAATTTCCAAGCGATGCTAGAGAGCTAAGTCATGCGGTTTTTTATTATAAAAGTATAGACGGCAACATAAAACAAAAGATCATAGATATAAATGGAAGTTTTGATTGGCACGATGAGTTCGTGCTAAGAAATCAAGCAAATCCAAACAAAAGCGCCACAAAGATCTTAGACGTATCAGTAACCAGCAAACCAGATATCAAAAAAGAAAATGTAAATATAGGTCTAAATACCACAAAAGCACCTAAAATAGAGCCCCCGCTTAAAAACGTAAATTTTTCAAAACTTGTTAAATTTGATATTTATAACTCAAAGATAAATATCTTTACCAAAGATGAGAAGATCCGTGATTTTATCATCGATCAGCCAAACAAGATCGTCATAGACTTTAAAAAACCAAAAACAAGACTAAATACTAAAACGTTAAAGGTAGATATTGGGGCAGTAAAAAAGATAACTTTTGGATCGCACGAAGAGTTTTATAGAGTAGTTATATGGCTAGATGGAAACTACTATTATGGTATCAGACAAAGCGATGGTGGCTATACTCTTATCCTTAAATAAGCTAGAAAATCTGGCTTATTTAAAAAACACAAATCCTATGCCTATTTTATTTGTATGTTTATCATAGTCTGCTAAATTCTCTGCATAGCCGTTAAAATACTGAACATATCCATAAAATCCCGCATAAAATAGTGGAAATATCCATCCAAGCTCGGCAGATCCTCTATTTGTTTTATCAAGATGAAGGTTGTTTGTAAGCTTTAGACTAAATATGTGCTTGTTAAATTTATAAAACATACTCACATCGCCATTTCCTGCGTAATCCTTAATGTCTGGATTGTCATCATCGTGTTCTGGGATTCTCCACCAAAGACGCGGAGCTATGCTAAAACCATCATAAACAAAATTTCCCCTTAAATAAACTCTATTCCAAGAACGCGACTGCTCGCCGTCTTTGCCATTTGAATTATGCAAAACTCCAAGCTGGAAATTCTTTAAATTCGGAATTGTTAAAATATCTGTAGGAAAATTTACAAAGAGTTCAGGCTCATAATTATTCTCTCTAAATGGAGATGAATCTTTTGAAGTTTGCCACCACGAACGCTGAGTATAGCCAAAATACAGCGTTTCATCTAAACCTAAAATATCTCTAACAAGAGGTTTTTTAACACTTATTTGAAATTTAGTCTCAAATTTCTTGCGTCCGTCATCTGGTATATTTTTCGTATAAGTTTCTGGTAAAATATAATTTGTATGAAAGGTTTCAAGACCGAAAAAATCGGTTATTGGCTCATCTGTATGAGCAAAATTCATACTATGATCTTGCTTTTTATCAGTTTTAAATTCTTTGCTTATATCTTTTATATCTAAAGCGACTTTCGCTGCTTGTTTATAGAAGAAAAGTGCATTTTTCATATCTCCGTTTTTTTCAAATTCACTAGCTTTTTTATATAACTCATCAGCCGAGTTTGCATAAGCTATCAAGCATAAACTCAAAATCAAAACAGATATCTTTAGCATCATCTTACAAGCTCATAATCAGCCCGAGTGTTTAAATTTAAAAACTGCTTTTTATCTTTAAATTCAGTGATAATAGTAGGACAAAGATCTCTTAAAAGTGAGACTTTTTGCATACCATTTTTTAACAAAGATTGCGCTACTAGGCTCACTTTAGGATTATAAAATCCGCAAAGCCCATGCACAAACTCGCCGTCTCTTGGAAGAGACATATCGTTATTTTTTAAATTTAAATACAGCTCTTTTATCGTTTCAAGTTTTACAAACGGCGTATCTGCAGCTATAATAAAAACAGGCTCGTCATAGTTTTTATCTAAATTTGCTATAACTTTTAAGACAGAAAAATCACCAAAATCATCGATCAAAACAGGAAGTTTAGGCTCAAATTTATCATTTTTTGCGCTGATTTTAACATCTTCAAAAATCTTGCTTAAACGCTCAAATAAAAAGTGCGTAATGCTAGGATAATCTTTGTAAGCAAGAAGCGTTTTATCGCTTCCCATTCTGCTGCTTTTTCCTCCAGCTAAAATCAGTGCGTTTTTCAAATTTGGCTTTCTTATAGCGCTCTTGGATCTGCGATTTTCCCGGCTATAGCAGAAGCTGCCGCGACTGCAGAGTTTGCAAGATACACTTCGCTAGTCTTGTCGCCCATTCTGCCTACAAAGTTTCTATTTGTAGTGCTTACGCATCTTTCCCCTGCTCCTAAAATCCCCATATATCCGCCAAGACAAGCTCCACACGTAGGATTGCTGACTACAGCTCCTGCTTCTACAAAGATATCCATAAGCCCTTCTTTTTGCGCTGCAAGTGCGATCTTTTGCGTAGCTGGAGTAATGATAAGCCTAGTGTGCTTAGCTACTCTTTTTCCTTTTAAAATTCCAGCAGCTATCCTAAGATCGCTAAGACGTCCATTCGTACAGCTTCCTATAAACACTTGATCTATTTTTAGGTCGTCTTTTAAAGCCTCATTTATGCTTTTTCCATTGCTTGGTAAAAACGGATATGCAATAACCGGATCAAGCTTACTCACATCTATGCGTAAAACTTTTTCATAGTTTGCATCCTCATCGCTATAGTAAAACTTTGGTTTTGAACGTAAATTTTTACTAGCTAAAAATTCTTTTGTTATATCATCTACTGCGATTATACCGCTTTTTCCGCCTGCTTCTATAGCCATATTACATAAACTAAAACGGCTATCCATATCAAGATATTTCATAGCGTCCCCACAAAACTCTAAAGCTTTGTATAAAGCTCCATCAACGCCGATTTGACGTATAACTTCAAGTATTAAATCCTTGCCATAAATGTGCTTCGCAGGTTTTCCCACGAACTCAACTTTTATGGTTGCAGGCACCTTAAACCAGTTTTTACCAGTTATCATAGCATAAGCCAAATCCGTGCTTCCCATTCCCGTGCTAAACGCTCCAAGAGCACCATGCGTACAGGTGTGAGAATCTGCTCCTATGATAACATCTCCTGGCACTACAAGACCTTTTTCTGGCATCAAAGCGTGTTCGATGCCCATATCTTTTTCATCAAAAAAATTCTTTAGATTATGTTCATAAGCAAAATCACGACTGATTTTTGCCTGATTTGCGCTTGCTATATCTTTAGCTGGGATATAATGATCCATTACTATAGCAAAACCATCTGGATTTGCTAGTTTTTTTGCTCCACTCTCCCTAAAAGCCTTGATAGAGATCGGCGTAGTGATGTCGTTTCCTATAACCATATCAATCTTGCTTTCTACTATTTGCCCCGCATAAACAGCGTCTCCAACATGCTCACTAAAAATTTTTTCAGTAATAGTTTGTTTCATGATTTTCCTTAGCTAAATTTGGTCTATTGTAGCAAATTTTTGGTATAATCAGGCTTATGAAGTATAAAATTTTAACTCAGATATCAGAATTTTTAACCAAATTTAAAAAAATAACTAACATAAAAAGAGTTGATGATTTGGCTTTGCAAATTACATTTGATGGGAATTATTCTTTAATTTTTGATCTAAATAAAAGTAGCTCTAGCATCTATAAAACAGATGAAAAAATCGCCGTAAAAGAGTATAAAGCGCCTTTTGATATCACGCTTAAAAAACGCCTAAACTCAGCCAAGATAGATAGCATAAAAACGCTAAAAAACAACAGGATACTGAAAATACAAGCAAGTCTTAGTGGCTCATATAAGAAGGTAAATTCAGTTTTGTATCTAGAATTTACCGGACGATTTACAAATATCATTTTAACAGATGAAAACGGCATCATCTTAGAAGCCTTAAGGCATATGCAAAACGATAAAAGAGTCATAAAACCGGGCAAAAAATTAATCATGCTTGAGCCATTTGACATAAAAGAGAGCGGTTGTGAGCAGATCACTGACTTTGACGAATATTTTCAAAACGAATTCTTAAAACTCAAAACGAAAAGATTAGAAAATTTAAAATCTGCGAAGTTGGCGAACTTAGATAAAAAAATATCAAATTTAAAAGCTAACTTAGATAAGCTTGAAAGCAAGGAATTTTTAGAAGCAAAAAGTAAAGAGCTAAATAAAAATGCTAGCCTTATAATCTCAAATTTATATCTTTTACAAGGATTTCAAAGAGAGTTAAATTTGATTGACGAAGATGGCAACAATATAAATTTAAAGCTAAACGATACTCCAAAAAATAGTGCAAATGCTATGTTTAAAGAGAGTAAAAAGCTAAAACAAAAAGCAGCAAACATAGAGATAGAACGCTCAAATTTAAATGAAAAAATAGACTTTTTGCTCAAACTAAAAAATGCCATAAACCTAGCAAATACCAGCAGCGAACTACTCATCATATCGCCTAAAAAATCGCTAAGTAAAAATAGTGCCAAATTTAGCGACATAGTTCGTGATTTTTACGTAGGCGAGTTTAAGATCAGTGTGGGAAAAAATGAAAAAGGTAATGCGTTTTTGCTTAAAAATGCAAAAAAAGATGATTTTTGGTTTCATCTAAAAGATATCAAAAGCGCTCACGTCATCTTAAAGACAAATAAACAAAATTTGAGTGAAGATATCATAAATTTTGCTGCGAAACTTTGTATAAATTTTAGCACAAATGAACGCGGAAGCTACAGCGTCGATTATACAAAAAGGCAAAACGTCAAGGTCGTAAATGAAGCCTTTGTAAATTACGTAAATTACAAAACGGTAGTAATTAAAATTTAATATCATAAGATATGATTATATTTTAAAGGAGAAAAAATGGTAAAAGTCGAGTTTTTAGGGCCGATAAATACGGACGCTTTAGAGTTAGATGTAGCAAATTTAAGGCAGTTAAAAGAGATCTTAAATAAAAATGAGAATCTCAAAGAGTGGCTAAAACTCTGTGCTGTTGCACTAAATGACGAGATTGTTACCAATCTTGATACTACTTTAAAAAATGGTGATAAAATTTGTATATTACCGCCAGTTTGTGGGGGCTAAATATGGAACTATATAGCGGCGAACTAAACGTCACTGAGATAACAAACCGCTGGTTTATGCAAAATAAAGATAAAAATTATGGTGCTATCATAACCTTTGTAGGCGTTGTGCGAGATGAAGACGGCATAGATGGCCTTAGTTTTGACATCTATGAACCGCTACTTAAAAAATGGTTTGATGCGTGGCAAGAAAAGGCAAAAGAAAAAAATGCCACTATATTTATGGCACATTCAAAAGGCGACGTGCCAAATCACGCCTCAAGCTTCATAGCAGGTGTGCTAAGCCCAAAAAGAAAAGTAGCGCTAAGTCTTATAAATGACTTTGTAGAAGATTTTAAAGCAAATGCTCCAATCTGGAAATATGATCTAAAAAATGCCAAAAGAATCTATGCCAAAGATAGAAGTCAAGCGATAAATGGGGCTGGGATTTTAAGCTAAGAAGTTGAAAAAGTTACTAGTTTTTATGGTTTTTGCAAGTTTTTTATTTGCTAGTACTGCTATTTTTATGGGCAAAACGGAAAGTTGAGTTTAGAGCTACCTAGTATAAAAGGCGTATCTGCTTATATGTTTTAAATTTATTATCTTCTTATAGCAAATATCAAATTTCAATAGTAAATTTAATAAAAATTATATTATTTAAATTTTATAGTATTTTTGGATTTTCGTAAATTCTTTCTTTATTTGCGATTTATTCATACGGCTCATATTAAGTAAATTTAGAGTATAATCCATACAAAAATACTAGGCGATAAAGGAAAAAAAATGCAAAACATAAAGCTGATCTCTCATCCGCTCATTGAGCATAAACTCACTATTTTAAGAGATATAAATACAGACCCATTTCAGTTTAGAATGCTTGTTGATGAGATAACTTATCTTATGCTTTTTGAAGCCAGCAGAGACTTTTTGCTAAAAGACACAGAGGTTACGACGCCAGTTGCCACTACAAAATCGAAAAAATTAGCCGAGAAGATTATGATATGTCCTGTTCTAAGAGCAGCTCTTGGTATGCTTGATGGCGTATTTAAACTACTTCCTGATGCAAGTGTCGGATTTTTAGGTTTTCAAAGAGATGAAAAAACTCTTAAAGCAGAGTTTTACTATGCAAAACTTCCAAAAGATCACGCCGAACGTACTGCGATCATCATAGATCCGATGTTTGCTACTGGCGGGACTGCTATAGATGCAGTCAAGTTTTTAAAGTCTAAGGGTGTAGAAAAGATCAAATTTATCTCTATTTTAGCAGCACCCAAAGGGCTTGATAGATTTAGCGAAGTTTATCCGGACGTAGAAGTTTATACTGCAGCTATCGATAAAGGCTTAAATGAAAAAGGCTATATAGTTCCTGGACTTGGCGATGCTGGAGATAGAGTTTTTAACACGTTGTAAAAAGGTATAAATATGTTATTTGGCAAGATCGATTATCTAAATTTGCTTCCGTTTCACGTCTTTTTAAAATCATATCCTTTACAAAGCTATATAAAAAAAAGTATTGAATTTAAAAAAGGCGTTCCTAGTAAATTGTGTAAAGATCTTGAGTTTAGGCGCGTTGATGCGGCTGTTATCTCAAGCATAGAAAGTAGGAAAAGCAAGTATAAGACGCTTGATTTTGGAATTTGTTCTAAAAAAGATGTAAAATCTGTTCTTATCAGAAAAAATAGCGATAAGGCTTTGGATCCAGCTTCCATGACTTCAAATATGCTTTGTAAAGTTTTAGGTTTAAAAGGAGAAGTCATCATAGGCGATAGAGCTTTGAAAGCCTACCTTGATGAGGGGGAAAATGCGTTTTATGATATGGGTAGAATTTGGCACGAAAAAAGAAATCTTCCGTTTGTTTTTGGAAGGTTTTCATATATTAAAAATAAAAATAGCTATGAAAAACTTATTAAAAAATTCTTAAAGACTAAAGTTAAAATACCAAAATACATAGTGGATCAATACTCTAAAAGTAGAAATGTAAAATCAAAAGATATCCTATGGTATCTCGGCTTTATAAGCTATAAAATGGATAAAAAAGAGAAAAAATCTCTAAAAATTTTTCTAAATTTGGCTAGAGAATTTAAATTTGATCCTAAGTAATGCTTAGTATAGTGACTATTTAAAAATTTATTTAGTATAAAATTTAATATTAAATAAAACTTTAAATATTTTTTTGTATAATAAAAAACAAATTTTATTATAAATAGGAGCCAAAATGGGAGTACATGATTACATAAATCAAACGCTTGAAAATATCAAAAAGTCAAGTCCAGGTCAAACAACATTTTTACAAGCCGCAACAGAGATATTGCGTAGTTTAGAGCCTTTGCTAAGCAAAGAAGATAAGTATCTAAAGCATCGCATAATTGATCGTATTGTAATGCCAGAGCGTACTACGATGTTTAGAGTAACTTATATGAACGATAAAAACGAACCTTGCTCACATTTTGGATATCGCGTAGAGTTTAATTCTGCTCTTGGCCCATATAAAGGTGGTTTGAGATTTCACCCATCAGTATGCCTTGATATCATTAAATTTTTAGGCTTTGAGCAAATCTTTAAAAACTCACTTACAGGTCTTAATATGGGCGGCGGTAAAGGTGGCGCAAATTTTGACCCTAAAGGCAAAAGCGATGGCGAGATTATGAGATTTTGTCAAGCTTTCATGAATGAGCTTTATAAGCTAATAGGCGACGTAAAAGATGTCCCAGCTGGTGATATCGGCGTTGGTGGTCGTGAGATCGGATATATGTTTGGTCAATATAAAAAACTAACAAACCGCTTTGATGGTGCTTTGACTGGTAAAGGTCTAGACTGGGGTGGTAGCTTAGTAAGGGTAGAAGCTACTGGTTATGGCTCAGTATATTTTGCTCAAGAGATGCTTAAAAAACAAAATAGTAGCTTAGAGGGCAAAAAATGCTCAATAAGTGGTGCTGGAAATGTGGCTATATATACAGCTCAAAAGCTATATCAGCTTGGCGCACTTCCTGTGACAGTAAGTGACTCAACTGGCTTTATCTATGATAGCGAAGGCATAGATGTAGAGCTACTAAAACGCATTAAAGAGGTTGAAAGAAAAGGTCTTAGCGAGTATGCTGCAGCTAAACCTAGTGCGAAATTTACTCCTGTTAGCGAGTATAAAGCTGGAAGAAACGGAATTTGGAGCGTTCCATGTGATGCTGCTTTCCCTAGTGCTACACAAAATGAGCTAAATTTGGAAGATATCAAAACTATTTATAATAATGGTTGTCGCTTGGTTTGTGAGGGTGCAAATATGCCTAGCACACTTGAGGCTATTGACTTTATGCTTAGCAAAAAAGATTTCTTATTTGGCCCAGCAAAAGCCGCAAATGCTGGTGGTGTGGCAACTAGTGGCCTAGAAATGGCACAAAACGCAAGTATGCAAAAATGGACTTTTGATGAAGTAGATAGCAGACTTCATAATATAATGACAAATATTTTTCATGAGAGTTACGATACTTCAGTGGAGTTTGGCGATGCTGGAAATCTTGTTCTTGGAGCAAATATCGCAGGATTTAGAAAAGTCGCTGATGCGATGATCGATCAAGGATATGTATAATAGATATCTAAATTTGGCTGATATTCAGCCAAATATTTCCTCGGCTTCATAAGTTTATCTTATATCATCTAAACTTAAAGGATGCCCAAATTCCAAATCTTTTTTTGCCGTTTTTCCTAAAATTTCATCATAAAATTTAGGATGAAGTCCGTTGTTTGGGCGGATTGAGCGGATATTTTGTGGTGTAAAAACCTCACCTTTTTTGATACGCTCTACTACAAAAAGCGATCTAGCGCTTTTTCTATTTTTCTCATTTACACTATAATCAACGCTTCCAAGAGCCTTATAAGCATTTCTAACTGCTGTGCTCATAGCTTTAAATTCATCTTTATTTAGAGAAAATCCACTATCTTCACCGCCTAGAGCTCTATCTATGGTAAAGTGTTTTTCTATCACGCTAGCTCCTAATGCGACCGCTGTTATCGGGACTTCTAAGCTCATAGAGTGATCGCTGAGCCCAACTTTTACGCCCATAGGCGAAAACCTTTCAAGCATATCTTTTATGGTTAAAAGGTTCATATCTTCTATTTTAGCAGGATAGCTTGAAGTGCATTTAAGTATAGTTATATCGTCGTTTCCTACGCTTTTGCAAGTTTTGATTGCTTCATAAATTTCTTCTAAGCTTGAAATTCCAACTGAGATTATCATAGGTTTTTTAAATTTAGCCGCGTATCTGATGAGCGGATAATCGATCGCTTCAAAAGAGGCGATCTTATACATAGGAACATTAATGCTCTCTAAAAAATCCACCGCACTATAATCAAACGGCGTTGAGAAAAAGTCTATCCCGACACGATCGGCGTATGCTTTTAGCTCGCCTTGCCACTCCCAAGGCGTGTATGCTTTTTTGTATAGTTCATATAAGCTTTGCCCTGCCCAAAGACCATCATCTTGAGTCATAAATATCTCATCTTTACAATCAATCGTGATAGTATCAGCTGTGTAGGTCTGCACTTTTATAGCATCAGCCCCAGCTTCTTTGGCCGCTTTTATGATTTCAAAAGCTAAGTTTTTATCTCCGCAGTGGTTAGCTGACATTTCAGCTATTATGTATGGCCTCTGTGATGTAAAAATCATTTTGTATATCTCCGTTATTTTGAGTGAAAGTCTCTTTGTCTATGCTTGATATTTTCAAATCGGCTTTGTAAAACACATCTTTTATCATATCTATATCATAAAATGTATATAATAAATCTTTGTGCGATTTTCTTGTTATTTTATATACATTTGGTTCTAAATTTATAGCGCCGTTTTTTAAACTATCATTTTTACTTCTGAAATTTACTAGAATTTTACCATTTTTATTTAGATGATTTTTAAACTCACTTAGTAAATTTACTACGATATTTGGTGTAAATAAATGCAAAACTCCCCAAGAAATTATCGCATCTACTTTGGTGTCGCCAAGAGTGTCATAAAGTATGTCTTTTAAGCTTTTATCTTTATTATTTAAAAGTATGAGCTTACCCCCCCCCATTTCTACGCGTTCATTTAGTCTTGCAAAGGCTACATCAAGAGGCTTTTGGTTGATATCTACGCCGATTATTTTCTTTACTCCAGCTCTATTTAAACACTCAAGATGCCTACCTGTAGCACAGCCAAAATCAAGTGCGCTTTTAAATTTATTTTTAAAAATAAAACGCACCACATGCTCGTTTGGATATATTAAATCGCCTTTTAAAACAAGTTCTTCCCAGTAAGTTAAGTCATTTTTATAATCTTTTAAGCTATTCATCAAATCTCCTTTAGTTTTTTGGCTTCTATAATATGCCATGAATTTATTATATTTCCATTATTTGTGCTAAATTCTTCATAATCTTTGCTAGTTATTTTTAAACCAGCACTACTATAAATATTTTCTATTTCATCTAAGCTTGGGAAGTAATAAAGCATTCCTTTATGAGACTCTTCATCTATGATAAATGTATCTTTATCTATCTCT
The sequence above is a segment of the Campylobacter hyointestinalis subsp. lawsonii genome. Coding sequences within it:
- a CDS encoding class I SAM-dependent methyltransferase, whose amino-acid sequence is MNSLKDYKNDLTYWEELVLKGDLIYPNEHVVRFIFKNKFKSALDFGCATGRHLECLNRAGVKKIIGVDINQKPLDVAFARLNERVEMGGGKLILLNNKDKSLKDILYDTLGDTKVDAIISWGVLHLFTPNIVVNLLSEFKNHLNKNGKILVNFRSKNDSLKNGAINLEPNVYKITRKSHKDLLYTFYDIDMIKDVFYKADLKISSIDKETFTQNNGDIQNDFYITEAIHNS
- the gdhA gene encoding NADP-specific glutamate dehydrogenase; translation: MGVHDYINQTLENIKKSSPGQTTFLQAATEILRSLEPLLSKEDKYLKHRIIDRIVMPERTTMFRVTYMNDKNEPCSHFGYRVEFNSALGPYKGGLRFHPSVCLDIIKFLGFEQIFKNSLTGLNMGGGKGGANFDPKGKSDGEIMRFCQAFMNELYKLIGDVKDVPAGDIGVGGREIGYMFGQYKKLTNRFDGALTGKGLDWGGSLVRVEATGYGSVYFAQEMLKKQNSSLEGKKCSISGAGNVAIYTAQKLYQLGALPVTVSDSTGFIYDSEGIDVELLKRIKEVERKGLSEYAAAKPSAKFTPVSEYKAGRNGIWSVPCDAAFPSATQNELNLEDIKTIYNNGCRLVCEGANMPSTLEAIDFMLSKKDFLFGPAKAANAGGVATSGLEMAQNASMQKWTFDEVDSRLHNIMTNIFHESYDTSVEFGDAGNLVLGANIAGFRKVADAMIDQGYV
- the pseI gene encoding pseudaminic acid synthase: MIFTSQRPYIIAEMSANHCGDKNLAFEIIKAAKEAGADAIKVQTYTADTITIDCKDEIFMTQDDGLWAGQSLYELYKKAYTPWEWQGELKAYADRVGIDFFSTPFDYSAVDFLESINVPMYKIASFEAIDYPLIRYAAKFKKPMIISVGISSLEEIYEAIKTCKSVGNDDITILKCTSSYPAKIEDMNLLTIKDMLERFSPMGVKVGLSDHSMSLEVPITAVALGASVIEKHFTIDRALGGEDSGFSLNKDEFKAMSTAVRNAYKALGSVDYSVNEKNRKSARSLFVVERIKKGEVFTPQNIRSIRPNNGLHPKFYDEILGKTAKKDLEFGHPLSLDDIR